From a single Bemisia tabaci chromosome 10, PGI_BMITA_v3 genomic region:
- the kud gene encoding dolichyl-diphosphooligosaccharide--protein glycosyltransferase subunit TMEM258: MVKLESMQRYVSPVNPAVYPHLTVLLLGIGIFFTAWFFVYEVTSAKANRDLLKELVVSLVAAIFSGFGILFLLLWVGIYV, from the exons ATG GTCAAATTAGAATCTATGCAGCGGTATGTATCACCGGTCAACCCAGCTGTTTATCCACACTTAACAGTGCTCCTCCTTGGAAtaggaatatttttcacagCATGGTTCTTTGTCTACGAAGTTACAAGTGCAAAAGCAAATAGGGATTTACTGAAAGAACTTGTCGTATCATTAGTCGCCGCAATATTCTCAGGTTTTGGAATCCTCTTCTTGCTGTTATGGGTCGGAATCTACGTTTGA